Proteins co-encoded in one Setaria viridis chromosome 9, Setaria_viridis_v4.0, whole genome shotgun sequence genomic window:
- the LOC117838361 gene encoding protein NRT1/ PTR FAMILY 8.3, with product MAGAECGEEAAALEQGLLAPEEPNQLIYTGDGSVDFKGNPVVKERTGRWKACPFILGNECCERLAYYGISTNLVTYLTKKLHDGNASAASNVTTWQGTCYLTPLIGAILADAYWGRYWTIATFSTIYFIGMGILTLSASVPMLMPPSCEGSICPPASPLQYTVFFLGLYLIALGTGGIKPCVSSFGADQFDDTDPAERIQKGSFFNWFYFSINIGALISSSFLVWVQDNVGWGLGFGIPTVFMGLAIISFFSGTSIYRFQKPGGSPITRVCQVVVASLRKWNVHVPEDSSLLYELPDGVSAIEGSRQLEHTDELRCLDKAATITDVDVKTADLTNPWRICTVTQVEELKILLRMFPIWATTIVFSAVYAQMSTMFVEQGMVLDPSLGSFKVPPASLSTFDTLSVIVCVPIYDYILVPLARRFTGNERGFTELQRMGIGLVISIITMAVAAVLEIKRLAIARDHGLVDQNVPVPLSIFWQIPQYFLVGLSEVFTFIGALEFFYDQSPDAMRSLCSALQLLTTAFGNYLSTFILTMVAYFTTRGGNPGWIPDNLNKGHLDYFFWLLAGLSFLNLVIYVGCAGKYKSKKAA from the exons ATGGCCGGCGCGGAGTgcggggaggaggccgccgcgctgGAGCAGGGGCTCCTCGCTCCGGAG GAACCAAACCAACTGATATACACCGGAGATGGGTCTGTCGACTTTAAAGGAAATCCTGTTGTGAAGGAAAGAACTGGTAGATGGAAGGCATGTCCATTCATATTAG GTAATGAATGCTGTGAACGGCTGGCCTATTATGGCATCTCTACAAACCTTGTTACTTACTTGACAAAAAAGCTACATGATGGCAATGCCTCTGCTGCTAGCAATGTGACTACATGGCAGGGGACGTGTTATCTGACTCCCCTTATTGGAGCAATCCTGGCTGATGCATACTGGGGGAGGTATTGGACAATTGCAACATTCTCCACAATATACTTCATT GGAATGGGAATCCTGACTCTTTCAGCATCGGTTCCTATGCTCATGCCTCCATCCTGTGAAGGATCCATTTGCCCACCAGCAAGCCCTTTGCAGTATACTGTCTTTTTTCTTGGTCTTTATCTGATTGCCCTGGGTACTGGTGGAATTAAGCCATGTGTCTCGTCCTTTGGAGCGGATCAATTTGATGATACAGATCCAGCTGAACGAATCCAGAAGGGGTCTTTCTTTAATTGGTTCTATTTTTCAATAAACATTGGTGCTCTCATATCAAGCAGCTTTCTGGTTTGGGTCCAAGACAACGTAGGATGGGGGCTGGGCTTCGGCATTCCGACAGTATTCATGGGGTTGGCAATCATAAGCTTTTTCTCTGGCACTTCAATTTATAGGTTCCAGAAACCAGGAGGTAGTCCTATTACACGAGTATGCCAGGTGGTTGTTGCCTCTTTGCGCAAGTGGAATGTACATGTCCCAGAGGACAGCTCCCTCTTGTATGAGCTACCTGATGGGGTGTCAGCAATTGAAGGGAGCCGACAATTGGAGCACACCGATGAACTCAG ATGTTTGGACAAGGCTGCTACAATTACTGATGTTGATGTGAAAACAGCTGACTTGACTAATCCATGGCGGATATGCACTGTCACCCAGGTGGAAGAACTGAAGATACTGTTAAGGATGTTCCCCATCTGGGCAACAACGATAGTATTTTCCGCTGTTTATGCTCAGATGTCCACAATGTTTGTGGAACAAGGGATGGTGCTTGACCCATCTTTGGGTTCATTCAAGGTTCCTCCAGCATCTCTATCCACTTTTGACACGCTAAGTGTCATTGTATGTGTCCCGATCTACGATTACATTCTGGTCCCACTAGCTAGGAGATTCACAGGCAATGAGAGGGGCTTTACGGAGCTGCAGAGGATGGGCATTGGCCTGGTAATCTCCATTATAACTATGGCAGTAGCTGCAGTCCTCGAGATCAAGCGGCTGGCGATCGCCAGGGACCATGGCTTGGTGGATCAGAACGTCCCAGTCCCACTGAGCATATTCTGGCAAATCCCGCAGTACTTCTTGGTTGGTCTATCAGAGGTGTTCACGTTCATCGGGGCGCTCGAGTTCTTCTATGATCAGTCACCAGACGCCATGAGAAGCCTGTGCAGTGCACTTCAGCTCCTCACAACAGCATTCGGGAACTATCTCAGCACTTTCATTTTGACTATGGTCGCCTACTTCACAACAAGGGGAGGTAACCCTGGATGGATTCCAGATAACTTGAACAAAGGGCACCTCGATTACTTCTTCTGGCTCCTTGCTGGTCTCAGTTTTCTGAACTTGGTCATATATGTCGGCTGTGCTGGCAAGTACAAGAGCAAGAAAGCAGCTTGA
- the LOC140221307 gene encoding probable protein kinase At2g41970: MWCCSGAEEEPLAVPPAGNPAYTPPRAPAAHPRGPSMPRPGAASAAKVLPIDVPAFPLSELNRLTGNFGDRALVGEGSYGRVYRAKLGTGEAVAVKMFDNGGSSGQSEAEFCEQLSVVSRLKCEHFTQLLGYCLELNNRIVLYQFATMGSLYDILHGKKGVQGAEPGPVLTWSQRARIAYGAARGLEYLHEKARPSIVHRDVRSSNVLVFDGHDAKIGDFNLTNQSPDSAARLHSTKVLGTFGYHAPEYAMTGQLTQKSDVYSFGVVLLELLTGRKPVDHTMPKGQQSLVTWATPRLSEDKVKQCVDPKLKDDYPPKAVAKLAAVAALCVQYEADFRPNMTIVVKALQPLVTARPGGDHP; the protein is encoded by the exons atgtggtgttgcagcggcgcggaggaggagccccTGGCCGTCCCGCCGGCCGGCAACCCGGCCTACACGCCGCCGCGAGCACCAG CAGCCCATCCGAGAGGGCCGAGCATGCCGAGGCccggcgcggcgtcggcggccaagGTGCTGCCCATCGACGTGCCGGCGTTCCCGCTGTCGGAGCTGAACCGCCTGACGGGCAACTTCGGGGACAGGGCGCTGGTCGGGGAAGGCTCCTACGGCCGCGTGTACCGCGCCAAGCTCGGCACCGGGGAGGCGGTGGCCGTCAAGATGTTCGACAACGGCGGCTCCTCCGGGCAGTCGGAGGCCGAGTTCTGCGAGCAGCTGTCCGTGGTGTCCCGGCTCAAGTGCGAGCACTTCACCCAGCTGCTGGGCTACTGCCTCGAGCTCAACAACCGGATCGTGCTCTACCAGTTCGCCACCATGGGCTCCCTCTACGACATACTCCACG GGAAGAAGGGGGTGCAGGGGGCGGAGCCGGGGCCGGTGCTGACGTGGAGCCAGCGCGCCAGGATCGCGtacggggcggcgcgggggctggAGTACCTGCACGAGAAGGCGCGGCCGTCGATCGTGCACCGCGACGTGCGCTCCAGCAACGTGCTGGTCTTCGACGGCCACGACGCCAAGATCGGGGACTTCAACCTCACCAACCAGTCCCCCGACTCCGCCGCGCGCCTGCACTCCACCAAGGTGCTCGGCACGTTCGGATACCACGCGCCCGAGTATGCGATGACGGGCCAGCTGACACAgaagagcgacgtgtacagcttcggcgtcgtgCTCCTTGAGCTCCTGACCGGGAGGAAGCCCGTGGATCACACCATGCCCAAGGGGCAGCAGAGCTTGGTCACCTGG GCCACTCCAAGATTGAGCGAGGACAAAGTGAAGCAGTGTGTGGACCCCAAGCTGAAGGACGACTACCCGCCGAAGGCCGTGGCAAAG ctcgcggcggtggcggcgctgtgCGTCCAGTACGAGGCCGACTTCAGGCCCAACATGACCATCGTCGTCAAGGCCCTGCAGCCCCTCGTGACTGCTCGGCCTGGAGGAGATCACCCGTAG
- the LOC117836848 gene encoding phytochrome a: MSSSRPTQSSTSSSRTRQSSRARILAQTTLDAELNAEYEESGDSFDYSKLVEAQRTAPPEQQGRSEKVIAYLQHIQRGKLIQPFGCLLALDEKSFRVIAFSENAPEMLTTVSHAVPNVDGPPKLGIGTNVRSLFTDPGATALQKALGFADVSLLNPILVQCKTSGKPFYAIVHRATGCLVVDFEPVKPTEFPATAAGALQSYKLAAKAISKIQSLPGGSMEALCNTVVKEVFDLTGYDRVMAYKFHEDEHGEVFAEITKPGIEPYLGLHYPATDIPQAARFLFMKNKVRMICDCRARSVKIIEDEALSIDISLCGSTLRAPHSCHLQYMENMNSIASLVMAVVVNENEEDDEPEPEQPPQQQKKKRLWGLIVCHHESPRYVPFPLRYACEFLAQVFAVHVNKEFELEKQIREKSILRMQTMLSDMLFREASPLSIISGSPNIMDLVRCDGAALLYGDKVWRLQTAPTESQIRDIAFWLSEVHRDSTGLSTDSLQDAGYPGAASLGDMICGMAVAKITSKDVLFWFRLHTAAEIKWGGAKHDPSDKDDNRRMHPRLSFKAFLEVVKMKSLPWNDYEMDAIHSLQLILRGTLTDAMKPARTSVLDNQIGDLKLDGLAELQAVTSEMVRLMETATVPILAVDGNGLVNGWNQKVAELTGLRVDEAIGRHILTLVEDSSVSTVQRMLYLALQGREEKEVRFELKTHGSKRDDGPVILVVNACASRDLHDHVVGVCFVAQDMTVHKLVMDKFTRVEGDYKAIVHNPNPLIPPIFGADQFGWCSEWNAAMTKLTGWHRDDVIDKMLLGEVFDSSNASCLLKNKDAFVHLCIIINSALAGDEAEKAPFGFFDRNGKYIECLLSVNRKVNADGVVTGVFCFIHVPSDELQHALHVQQASEQTAVRRLKAFSYMRHAINKPLSGMLYSREALKSTGLNEEQMRQVHVADSCHHQLNKILTDLDQDNITDKSSSLDLDMAEFVLQDVVVAAVSQVLIGCQGKGIRVSCNLPERFMKQKVYGDGIRLQQILSDFLFVSVKFSPVGGSVDISSKLTKNSIGENLHLIDLELSIKQQGTGVPAEIISQMYEEENKEQSEEGLSLLVSRNLLRLMNGDIRHMREAGMSTFILTAELASAPTAPGQ, translated from the exons ATGTCTTCCTCGAGGCCTACTCAGTCTTCCACTTCATCCAGCAGGACTCGCCAGAGCTCCCGAGCGAGGATATTAGCACAAACAACCCTTGATGCTGAACTGAATGCTGAGTATGAAGAATCTGGTGATTCCTTTGATTACTCCAAGTTGGTTGAAGCGCAGCGGACTGCTCCACCTGAGCAGCAAGGGCGTTCAGAGAAGGTCATAGCCTACTTGCAGCACATTCAGAGAGGAAAGCTAATCCAACCATTTGGTTGCTTGTTGGCCCTTGATGAGAAGAGCTTCCGGGTCATTGCATTCAGTGAGAATGCTCCAGAAATGCTTACAACAGTCAGCCATGCCGTGCCTAATGTTGATGGTCCCCCAAAGTTAGGAATTGGCACCAATGTGCGCTCCCTTTTCACTGACCCTGGTGCCACAGCACTGCAGAAGGCACTAGGATTTGCTGACGTTTCTTTGCTGAATCCTATTCTAGTTCAATGCAAGACCTCAGGCAAGCCATTCTATGCCATTGTTCATAGGGCAACTGGTTGTCTGGTGGTGGATTTTGAGCCTGTGAAACCTACAGAATTTCCTGCCACTGCTGCTGGGGCTTTGCAGTCTTACAAGCTTGCTGCTAAGGCAATCTCCAAGATCCAGTCACTACCAGGTGGGAGCATGGAGGCCTTATGCAATACTGTGGTTAAGGAAGTCTTTGACCTTACAGGTTACGACAGGGTTATGGCTTACAAGTTCCACGAAGATGAGCATGGGGAGGTCTTTGCCGAGATCACAAAACCTGGTATTGAGCCTTATCTTGGCCTTCACTATCCGGCCACTGATATCCCTCAAGCTGCCAGGTTTCTTTTCATGAAGAACAAAGTACGAATGATCTGTGATTGTCGTGCAAGATCTGTGAAGATTATTGAAGACGAGGCACTCTCCATTGATATTAGCTTGTGTGGTTCAACTCTTAGAGCACCACACAGTTGTCACCTTCAGTATATGGAGAACATGAACTCAATTGCATCCCTTGTCATGGCTGTTGTGGTCAATGaaaatgaagaagatgatgaaccCGAGCCTGAGCAACCACcacagcagcagaagaagaagaggctgTGGGGTCTCATTGTTTGCCACCATGAGAGCCCCAGATATGTCCCGTTTCCACTGCGCTATGCTTGTGAATTCTTAGCACAAGTGTTTGCTGTCCATGTCAACAAGGAGTTTGAATTAGAGAAGCAGATACGAGAGAAAAGCATTCTACGAATGCAAACAATGCTCTCTGACATGCTATTCAGGGAAGCATCTCCCTTGAGTATCATATCTGGGAGTCCAAATATCATGGACCTAGTTAGATGTGATGGTGCTGCTCTTTTGTATGGGGACAAAGTATGGCGCCTCCAAACGGCTCCAACTGAGTCTCAGATACGTGATATTGCTTTCTGGCTTTCAGAAGTTCATAGGGATTCCACTGGCTTGAGTACTGACAGCCTCCAGGATGCTGGATATCCAGGAGCTGCCTCCCTTGGTGACATGATTTGTGGAATGGCAGTGGCTAAGATAACTTCCAAGGATGTTCTTTTCTGGTTCAGGTTACATACAGCTGCTGAAATCAAATGGGGAGGTGCAAAGCATGATCCATCTGATAAGGACGACAACAGAAGGATGCACCCAAGGTTGTCCTTCAAGGCATTCCTTGAGGTTGTCAAGATGAAGAGTTTGCCATGGAATGACTATGAGATGGATGCTATTCACTCATTGCAACTTATACTTAGAGGTACACTGACTGATGCCATGAAGCCGGCCCGGACATCTGTTTTAGATAACCAGATTGGTGACCTCAAACTTGATGGGCTTGCTGAATTGCAGGCAGTGACAAGTGAAATGGTTCGCCTAATGGAAACAGCAACTGTTCCGATCTTGGCAGTAGATGGCAATGGATTGGTCAATGGATGGAATCAAAAGGTAGCAGAATTGACGGGATTGAGAGTTGATGAGGCTATAGGAAGACACATACTTACACTTGTGGAGGATTCTTCTGTATCAACTGTTCAGAGGATGCTATACTTAGCTCTACAGG GCAGAGAAGAGAAGGAGGTTCGGTTTGAGTTGAAAACACATGGCTCCAAGAGGGATGATGGCCCTGTTATCTTGGTTGTAAATGCTTGTGCCAGTCGTGACCTTCATGACCACGTTGTTGGGGTGTGCTTTGTAGCCCAAGATATGACTGTTCATAAGTTGGTCATGGATAAATTCACTCGTGTTGAAGGGGACTACAAGGCAATCGTTCACAACCCGAACCCACTCATTCCTCCCATATTTGGTGCTGACCAATTTGGGTGGTGCTCTGAGTGGAATGCAGCCATGACCAAGCTTACTGGGTGGCACAGAGATGATGTGATTGATAAGATGCTCCTTGGTGAGGTTTTTGATAGCAGCAATGCTTCATGCCTTTTGAAGAACAAAGACGCATTTGTGCATCTCTGCATCATCATCAACAGTGCATTAGCCGGTGACGAGGCAGAAAAGGCTCCATTTGGCTTCTTTGACCGGAATGGGAAGTACATTGAGTGTCTTCTTTCAGTGAACAGAAAAGTAAATGCAGATGGTGTTGTCACCGGAGTGTTCTGTTTCATTCATGTTCCTAGTGATGAGCTGCAGCATGCACTACATGTGCAGCAAGCCTCGGAGCAGACAGCAGTAAGGAGGTTGAAGGCTTTCTCGTACATGCGACATGCCATAAACAAACCTCTCTCAGGTATGCTTTATTCTAGGGAAGCGCTCAAGAGCACAGGTCTGAATGAAGAGCAGATGAGGCAGGTCCATGTCGCGGATAGTTGTCATCACCAGCTAAACAAGATACTTACCGACTTGGATCAAGATAACATAACTGACAA GTCAAGTAGTTTGGATTTGGATATGGCTGAATTTGTGTTGCAAGATGTGGTGGTGGCTGCAGTCAGTCAAGTACTGATAGGTTGCCAGGGTAAAGGGATCAGAGTTTCTTGCAATCTGCCAGAGAGATTCATGAAGCAAAAAGTGTACGGCGATGGTATTCGGCTCCAGCAGATCCTCTCTGACTTCCTATTTGTTTCAGTGAAGTTCTCTCCTGTTGGAGGTTCTGTTGATATCTCTTCCAAACTGACTAAGAACAGCATTGGAGAAAATCTCCATCTCATAGACCTGGAGCTAAG CATAAAGCAGCAGGGAACAGGAGTCCCAGCAGAAATAATATCACAAATGTATGAGGAGGAGAATAAGGAACAATCAGAAGAGGGCTTGAGCCTTCTTGTTTCTAGAAACCTTCTGAGGCTCATGAATGGTGATATTCGTCACATGAGGGAAGCTGGCATGTCAACATTCATCCTTACCGCTGAACTTGCCTCTGCCCCTACCGCCCCTGGACAATGA